The sequence TCCCTCATTTTGTTATTGAGCCTATTACTACTTCCGCTCAATGTGCAGGCGAAAGGGAAGCTTTCTGCAACTGAGCAAATATCTCAGCAAATGACAAATGCCGTGTCAGCCGAAATTGCACGCTGGCAAGAGTCGCAGGAGATCAAAAAGATCAGTAAAAAAATCTCACTACACATTCCATCGAGTACGGCAAAATTAAAAACGTGTAGTACAGCGCTGAATATTGAAGCTGCCAAAGGACTCCCTTTTGGTCGGCTCCAGCGCAAAGTCAGTTGCAGTTCTGAAGGTTGGTCACTGTATGTTCGCGCTAAGGTTGATCTCAGTGCTTACATTCCTGTCACGAGTAAAACCCTCGAACGGGATGAGGTTGTCACAGCAGAAAATTTACAATGGAAAATGCTGCAATTAACGGCATCAGATCAAGATATCATTACCGATGAAAAGCATATTTTAGGTCAGGCTGTAGCTAGAAAAATAAGGAAAAACAAACCAATAAGAACGAATAACCTAAGCGCGCCATGGCTTGTGAGCATCGGAGAGGAAGTGATTATCGAGGCAGCCAGTGCCACCTTTTATGCCAATATGCTAGGGGTCGCGATGGATGCAGGTAAGCAGGGAGATGCCATTCGAGTGAGAAATACAAGTTCAGGCAAAATCATTACCGCTTACCCAGTTGCAAAAGGCAGAGTGCAAACCCGCTTTTAGGCTGTAGACCGGATCTAAATAAATCAAAATTTTATTTTAGAAAAACACCATTAGGGTCGCCTATATCTAGTATCAGACCATTTATGACGATGAACATCTATGGAAATTAATAAAATTAACAGTGCGTTAAGCACTGATTTCAACACAAGTAAAAGCGTTAATACGCCAAAAAAGCCTGTTGCATCAGAAAATTTACCAGCATCTGCGAAGCAAGATATTAGTGATGACTGGCAATTACTGGAACAAACCCATAAAGAGTTACACACTATCTCTGATGTTGATACGGATAAAGTCGCAGCCATTCGTCAAGCATTAAGTAACGGTA is a genomic window of Shewanella putrefaciens containing:
- the flgA gene encoding flagellar basal body P-ring formation chaperone FlgA, which translates into the protein MNALRIDGKSFSLILLLSLLLLPLNVQAKGKLSATEQISQQMTNAVSAEIARWQESQEIKKISKKISLHIPSSTAKLKTCSTALNIEAAKGLPFGRLQRKVSCSSEGWSLYVRAKVDLSAYIPVTSKTLERDEVVTAENLQWKMLQLTASDQDIITDEKHILGQAVARKIRKNKPIRTNNLSAPWLVSIGEEVIIEAASATFYANMLGVAMDAGKQGDAIRVRNTSSGKIITAYPVAKGRVQTRF
- the flgM gene encoding flagellar biosynthesis anti-sigma factor FlgM; translation: MEINKINSALSTDFNTSKSVNTPKKPVASENLPASAKQDISDDWQLLEQTHKELHTISDVDTDKVAAIRQALSNGSFELSLDKIAEKILIQHGK